DNA from Leptospira mayottensis 200901116:
TCTTGCTAAAAAAGCGAAAATCAAAATAGTATCATTCAGAGCTATGGAATCCGATCTATTGGCAATATTTTGGACAGAAAAAATCAAACTGACCCAATATATCATTCAAACCACCAAGAATTTTAGTTCCAATCAGCTCGATTTTTCGATTACATCAAGGAAATCGGTCCGCTCCTTTTTGCAAGATATGGTAGCAGGGGATTTTTTTCTTCGGGTTTCCCTTCCGATTTCCGTTGGAATTAGTTCCATTCTTCCCATCTCAAGACAATCCGAAGAAGACATCGAAAAGGATTTGGTCCGTTTTCGAGATCAATTCGGCTCTCCTGCATTGCCAATCGGTCTCAGGGAAATCATCACTCAAAGTGCGGAAGAACTTTTTTTTGAAGGTTGTAATTCGGAACTAAAACCGCTTTTTTTTCGTTGGAAAAAAATTCTCGTCAAACTTGAGAAAACGATCCAAGCGCTTAGCGTAAAGGATTCTTTGAAATATCGTTATTTTTCCGTGATAGGAATTGTTTCACTTCCAGTTGCAATCAATTATTTTGAAATGCAGAATCTTGCTTGGCTCAGGAATGGGATTATGAGAATTACGGAAAATCCTAATTTTCCTTCTCGATGACAGTTGGGGCTTTAGAACAGAATAATATTCTATTATTATATCATCGCAAAATCTTAAGGAGAATTCAATGGCAAAGATTAAGGTAAAAACCCCGCTTGTCGAGCTTGACGGGGACGAGATGACCAGGATCATCTGGAAGGAGATCAAGGATAGGTTCATTCATCCTTATCTCGATATCGAACTGGACTATTATGATTTAGGCGTGGAGTATAGGGATAAAACCGACGATAAGGTCACCGTAGATTCCGCACACGCAATTCAAAAATACGGAGTGGGCGTAAAATGTGCGACTATCACTCCGAATCAAGATAGAGTGAAGGAATACAACCTCAAACAAGAATGGAAATCTCCGAATGGAACGATTCGTTCGATTTTGGACGGAACCGTTTTCCGTAAACCGATTATAGTAAAAAATATTCCTCCTGCCGTTCGTTCTTGGAAAAAACCGATTACGGTTGGACGTCACGCTTACGGGGATCTTTATAAAGATACCGAACTTTATATTCCAGAAGCTGGAAAAGTGGAACTTGTTTATACCGGAAAAGACGGAAAGGAAAAACAAAGAGCCTTGATACACGATTTCGACGGAGCGGGCGTGATTATGGGTCAGCATAACTTGGATAAGTCTATTCTTAGTTTTGCTCAGGCTTGTTTCAATTATGCGATTTCTGAAAAAATCGATCTTTGGTTCGCGACAAAAGACACCATTTCTAAAAAGTATCATGCTAGATTTCGGGCGATTTTCGACGAACTTGCAAAAGCCAAAGCCGGAGATCTCAAAAAAGCCGGAATCGAATATTCGTATTATCTCATAGATGACGCGGTTGCTCAGATTATGAAAAACGAGGGCGGAATGCTCTGGGCTCTGATGAACTACGACGGAGACGTGATGAGTGACATGGTCGCATCCGGATTCGGATCTTTGGGACTCATGACTTCCGTGCTTGTTTCTCCGGACGGAAAATTCGAATATGAAGCCGCTCACGGAACTGTAACCAGACATTACCGTAAATACCAGCAGGGCGAAACTACTTCCACAAACTCAGTCGCTTCTATTTTTGCTTGGACGGGAGCATTGATTAAAAGGGGAGAATTGGATGGAACTCCGGATGTAGTTTCTTTTGGTCATAAACTCGAAAAGGCCGTGATCGACACGATCGAAAGCGGGGAAATGACAAAGGATTTAACACTTCTTTGTACAGATCCAAACGCAAAGGCTTTGGATACTTTTCAGTTTATGGAAGCGATTCAGAAAAGGCTTTAATCGTTTTGACCGAAAATTCCCGACCAAAGACCGGAAAAAAGCTTCCATGTCCCAAAGTCGGGAATTACAAAATTACCAACCGAACAACGCAGACCATGAAGAAATTCGAAACTTCGATTTACCGCCGAATTTCTGCAACGTCCATCTTTATATCGCTTACAAAGTTTGCATTCACATTCTTATTATTATTTTTAAACGTTTCCATTCGTCCTCAAAAAGCTCCCAAAGAACCGACATTACCCGTGGAACCGACGGTTGGAGATTCCAGAAATCAAAGGGGAGAAGCCGAAAAGCAAACTGGAACCGGAGTGGACGAAAGAGGAGAAAAAAAAGTTAAAGTGATTTTTTGCGACGGTCGAGATGTGGAAGGTTTTTGGAAAAATCCACCGTTTGAATTTAAGTTTCAGCACAAAAAAAACAATATAACATATTCAAAATCCCTAAAGCTCGATGAGATTTCCAAAATTAAAATTACGGGTTGGAAATTGAAATCTTCCAATAAACGAAAGGAAGGAATTCCCTATCGAGCTGAGCCGTATCAGATCCAGATAATTTCTATGTCAGGGGAAATCTTTTTCAAGGAACCTTCTCCGACGGGCGAGATTCAACAGATTCAATTGAGCAATCAATTCGGAGATACGACTTTGTTTTTGTATTGGAACGACCTGCAGTATGAAAATGGACAGTGGTTTTCTGGTTTAAAACCCTTTTCGGGAGAATTTAGAGCGGACTGTCATCCGGATGTGGTTCGGGAAATTCAATTTCTCACCGTAAATTAAACTTTGCGAATGTATTCTAAAATTTTTCTTTCAAAATACGGTTTTTGAAGAATGGAAACGTTTTTCTGAGAGACTGAGATATTCAAGCCCACATTTTCCTCAAGTCCCGTAATCACCGTGATCGGAATTGTGTCAAATTTTTCCTGTTTGCGGATTGCTTCCACGAGTTCTTGTCCTGAAAAGCCGGGCATGATCCAATCGGTGAGAATGTAAGAAATATTTTCTTCGGAAGATTGAAGATATTCGTACGCCTTTTTTCCTTCTGTAAATGCCTGAAAGGAATAACCGTTCCTTTCCAGAATTTTTCCTAAAAGAAGTAAGTTGAGTTCCGAGTCGTCTACGATGAGGATTTTTCCGACTTTTCGTTGTTCTATGGAATTCTTTTGGTAAGAGAATTTAATAATTTCCTTAATTACCAATTTCAATTCATCAATTCCAGAGGGCTTCGGAAAAATTCCATCAAATCCAAATTCCATGGATTTTGTGCGGTTTGATTCGACATCTCCGGAAGTAATGAGATATATTTTAGAATTTTTGCATGCGTTATATTTATTTTCTCGTAAACTATTTCGTATAGTTTTACAGACCGTAAATCCGTCAGAGTCTGGAAGAATCATTCCGATCGTAATTAGATCGAAATTTTCCCGAAACGTAAGATCCAATCCTTCTTTTGCCGAACCCGCTTCGAAGATCTGAAAGTCTTCCGTGGGAAAAAAAGAAGATATGATTTTTCTGAAGGTCGTGCCGGAATCTAAAACGAGTACTTTCAAGCCTATTTTTCTCTTGAATCGATTTTTGAAATCGAAGTTTCGAAAATTTGAATATATTTTCTCAATTCGTCAAAGATTTGTTTTGGGTCGTCCATGATTTCTCCGTCCGGTTTGGTCCAAACAAGCTGTTGGTAAACATTATTGCATAAACTGAGATAATAAATCGGAGAAAAGTCAACTGTCTGTTTAAGCTCGCTCAAAGTAAAGGAACCGAAAACGGAAAACATCGCTTTATAATTTTTTTCCAGATACGTAAATTCATACGTTCGTGGCCATTCTTCTAAATCCGATTTTAACTTCAAAAAAAACTCTTTGGATAGGATAGAAATCAAAGTTTCGGTTTGTTCAATTCTTTTTTCGAGTGAATCTAACCCGTTCATGTTTCTGATTCTTTTGCCTCATTCCAAAGCTGATCCATTTCTTTTAAGTTGGATTCTTTCGGAGTTTTGCCTCGGTTTTTTAAGGTTTGCTCTATGTATTGGAATCTTTTCTTAAATTTTGCATTCGTTCTTGTGAGTGCGGATTCGGAGGAAATTCCAAGATGTCTTCCTAAATTTACTAAACTGAATAATAAATCTCCGAATTCTTCTTCGATGCGAACCTGATTACTTCCATCTGCTTTGACACGACCAAATTCGATTAAGAACTCTTCCATTTCTTCTCTAACTTTTTCTTGCACATCTGAAATGTTCTCCCAATCAAATCCGACTTTGGCAGCTTTCTTTTGATATTTTTCCGCTTTTAAAAGGGAAGAGAAATTCTCCGGAATGTTCGAAAAAATAGATGAGTCGTTTGATTTCTTCTTTTCCTTATCCTTGATTTTCTCCCAATTTTCCAAAACTTCCTGAGAAGAAGAAAGGGTAAGTTCTTCCGGCCTAAAAACGTGAGGATGTCTGAAAATTAGTTTGTCGGAAACACTTTTCGCAATGTCTTCTAAATTGAATGAATGTCTTTCTTCAGCAAGCCTTGCATGAAACACAACTTGAAACAATAGATCGCCCAATTCTTCTTTGAGGAGTTCATCGTCGTTTTTTAGGATTGCTTCGATGACTTCTTGGGATTCTTCAATGAGATAAGGAATTAGAGTTTGATGATTCTGCTCCTTATCCCAAGGACATCCGTTTTCTCCTCGGAGAGTGACTGTGATTTCTTGAAGTTTACCAATTTCCTCTGCGAGTGATTTTGCCTGCATCTGAGTTCCCTCCAAAAACAATGGGAGATTTGTTCCAACTTTTAATTTCCAAGCTGAATCTGCACTCTTTTTCAATTGTTTTGGAATCGGGATTGGATTGACGGGAGTCGTAAAGTTGAAGTATAGTTCAAAAAAATACTTTATAGGCCCTTTATGATACGTTCAAAAAGTCTTATTGTTCTTTCGCTTATTCTGATTGCGGTTGCGAGTCGCTATTTTCCGCATCCGGCTAATTTTGCGCCAATTCTTGCGATTTCTCTTTTTGCGGGCGCCCATTTTGTTTCTAAGAAGCTGTCTCTGTTGGTTCCCATATGTGCGCTTTTTATGAGCGATTTATTGATCGGATTGCATGATCAGATGTTACCGGTTTACGGAATGGTCTTACTTTTAGTTGTAGCGGGATGGCAGTTAAGAGCGTCTTCTTCCGTCGTTAGAATTGCATTTTGGTCGTTGGGCGGTTCTGTAGTTTTCTTTATCGTTACAAACTTTTACGTATGGCTGGCGGGTTACTATTCGTATGACCTGAATGGACTCGCTCAGTGTTATATCATGGCGATTCCTTTTTTTCAAAATTCTCTTCTGGGTGACATGTTTTATACAACCGTTCTTTTTGGTGGATTTGCTCTGATCGAAAAAGTAGGTTGGATAAAACTTGCTTCGGTTCCTATTAAGTAATTTTTTTCAAAAGATTTTCTTTTCAATACTCAGCATTTTTCAAGATTTAAGGTGTTGAGTATGACAATTTCGCGTACGATATTCATTGATGGAACTAAATATCGTTATAGAGATCTTTTAATCACTCTCATGTAAAAGGAAAACAATCTTGTTCGCTTTATAAGCTCTCTCAAAAATATCTGAGAATGGTCAAAATCAGCGTTTTAAATAAAGATAAAGTGTTTTCGAGATAGGTTTTAAATAAGTTCTTATAAGAGATTTGGGAAAACTGGACGACAAGCTTAGCTTTGAACGAATAAATATTGGGTTGGAATCATTCGTATCGTGGTTAAATTTTTTTCAAAAAGTCGATTTCATCCTTACAGAGTAATAGAGACTCCTAGATAAAATCCGTAGTATGTATCGATCACTTCCTTTTGAAGAGCAGGTCTTGTCGTGGTCAGATCCACCGTTTTTGTAATTGTGTTTAGTACGGTCGAACTGATCACGTCGGGAAATAATAGGTTGATGTCGTAGTTGTATCCAGTTACGAAGGATCTCATTTCTGTATATTGGAAACCGAATGTAAACTTGAGCCAGTTTGTTCTGAAAAAAGAAAGCCCGGCATCGATTTGATAACCTCTTCTTTTGACGAGGTTTTCACCCGTTGATCCTGAAGTTTCCATAACTAGAAAGTTTTGAGTGCCGTTATAGATTGTGGTTCCGTTCGTTTTTAGATGATATTTTCCTAATGTTCTAAAATAATCTGCGCTTGCGTGAAATTGAAAGAAATTGTTCAGTTTCTTAACGATTCTAAATCCGATTTGAGGACCTAAACCGCCCGCTTTTTCTTCCATAGTTCCGAAGCCTAATCCTCCGGGTAAGTTTCCGTATTCTTTAGAATACGTGTCCAGGTTACGGATTCCTAAGGAAGGTCCGATTCTAGTTCCGGATCCCGTTTCAAAAAAGTAAAGAAAATTCAATTGAATATCCGTTCTTCTAAGTTGCGGGCCGTACAAATTATAGGTTTGATTTAAGTTTCCTAAAGTTGGATTGACATTTACGGAAGAATAAGAAGGACGAATCCTAAAATCTAGAAATGTTGCTTCCACACCGTATTTTTTTGATTCGGTTAAAAATAACAATCGAATCGGGTAAGCGGTCTTCGTGTTTCCTTGCGGGTTCGAATAAAAACTTCCGGTGTTGTTGATTATATGCGGGTCGTAGGTTCCATTTCCCGTGATCGCATTGATATTCTGGTAAAGCCCATTTGTATAAAGAAAAGTGTTTGTTTCATTGGTGGATACGTTTTGTCTTCTTGCTAATGATTCCGGAATCCAACTCGTTTGGTTCAATAAAATTGCGATTTCAAATGTAGCACCTTTTGGAGTTTTGGAAATTTCCTGTTCATGAAGTTTATCTCTGAGTTCGGAGGCTTCTTTTCTTTTTTTCTGAATTTCGAAAATCATGCGTTGTCTCGTGACGGGATCTTGTGCTTTGCCAGCTTTAATTTCGAGTTCGTTGGCTTCTTTTTCTAAAATATCCGGATCGAATCGGGGTGGATTGTTTTGTCCCATTACGTTCGTTTGAATTAGAAAAAAAAGTATCGTAATAAGGAGTTTTTCAATTTGTTTTTCCATAGTTCCTAAGAAGTGAGAATTACATAAGACGAAGAAATTTAAACATTTTTTCTCGGACATAGAAAAAGAAAAATGTTACAAATTTTCTTTGGTGAAAACAACGAAATAGAACGATTTTATAGAAGGCTTACGTTGGTGGTAAACCTCGTAAAGGCAGAAAGAAAGGTAAGATTTATACCGATGAATTTAGAGGATACTGAATATTAGATAAACTTAAACGAAAGCACGTTACAGTAGATCATAGTAAAGAATTTGTTTCCGCTGACGGAATCTACCATAAAATCAGTCCAAAGTATATGGACCTTTATTGTCGTGAGGAGGCATTTAGATTTTCTAATAGAGACAATTTGGCAGGAATTTTGGATAAGGTCCTATATCAAAGTGTCTTGAGATTTGAAAAAGTTTAAAAAAGTTGTTGTCACAATATGAATAGTAACAGTATAATTACTAAACAAATATATAGTATATATTCAGAATTATAAGCCGAGGTTCAATGGACATTAAAATTCAAAACGCAATTGCCTTCCTCGCTGAAAAATTTAAAGAAAAAGCAGGACGACCAATATCACAAACTTTTTTATATAAACTTCTTGCGTATGTAGATTTTACTTCTCTCAAAAAATATGGTATTCCTACGCTTGGACTAAAATATGTAGCAATGGATAGAGGTCCAGTTCCAATTGAAATCTATAATGAAATCAAAGAACAAAATAAATTTATCACTTTTGAAGTTATCGATAAAAAAACCGAAACTTACTCAATGAAATTAATTGAACCTCTTATAAAAGCTGATCTTGATTATTTCAATCAAGATGATGTAGACCTAATGCGTTCAATTGTAGATGAGCATGTAAATGACTCTTCAAAAGCTGAAGATATATCAAATAAATCACATGATGATATTAAATCTTGGCAAAAGGCTTATTATCGTAACGGTCCAGATTCACCAATGGATTATGCTGATGAATTTGAATCTTTAGAAAATCTCCCTCAAGAAG
Protein-coding regions in this window:
- a CDS encoding NADP-dependent isocitrate dehydrogenase is translated as MAKIKVKTPLVELDGDEMTRIIWKEIKDRFIHPYLDIELDYYDLGVEYRDKTDDKVTVDSAHAIQKYGVGVKCATITPNQDRVKEYNLKQEWKSPNGTIRSILDGTVFRKPIIVKNIPPAVRSWKKPITVGRHAYGDLYKDTELYIPEAGKVELVYTGKDGKEKQRALIHDFDGAGVIMGQHNLDKSILSFAQACFNYAISEKIDLWFATKDTISKKYHARFRAIFDELAKAKAGDLKKAGIEYSYYLIDDAVAQIMKNEGGMLWALMNYDGDVMSDMVASGFGSLGLMTSVLVSPDGKFEYEAAHGTVTRHYRKYQQGETTSTNSVASIFAWTGALIKRGELDGTPDVVSFGHKLEKAVIDTIESGEMTKDLTLLCTDPNAKALDTFQFMEAIQKRL
- a CDS encoding response regulator, whose translation is MKVLVLDSGTTFRKIISSFFPTEDFQIFEAGSAKEGLDLTFRENFDLITIGMILPDSDGFTVCKTIRNSLRENKYNACKNSKIYLITSGDVESNRTKSMEFGFDGIFPKPSGIDELKLVIKEIIKFSYQKNSIEQRKVGKILIVDDSELNLLLLGKILERNGYSFQAFTEGKKAYEYLQSSEENISYILTDWIMPGFSGQELVEAIRKQEKFDTIPITVITGLEENVGLNISVSQKNVSILQKPYFERKILEYIRKV
- a CDS encoding LIC_13241 domain-containing protein, with the translated sequence MNGLDSLEKRIEQTETLISILSKEFFLKLKSDLEEWPRTYEFTYLEKNYKAMFSVFGSFTLSELKQTVDFSPIYYLSLCNNVYQQLVWTKPDGEIMDDPKQIFDELRKYIQIFETSISKIDSREK
- the mazG gene encoding nucleoside triphosphate pyrophosphohydrolase, which codes for MQAKSLAEEIGKLQEITVTLRGENGCPWDKEQNHQTLIPYLIEESQEVIEAILKNDDELLKEELGDLLFQVVFHARLAEERHSFNLEDIAKSVSDKLIFRHPHVFRPEELTLSSSQEVLENWEKIKDKEKKKSNDSSIFSNIPENFSSLLKAEKYQKKAAKVGFDWENISDVQEKVREEMEEFLIEFGRVKADGSNQVRIEEEFGDLLFSLVNLGRHLGISSESALTRTNAKFKKRFQYIEQTLKNRGKTPKESNLKEMDQLWNEAKESET
- a CDS encoding DUF6580 family putative transport protein translates to MIRSKSLIVLSLILIAVASRYFPHPANFAPILAISLFAGAHFVSKKLSLLVPICALFMSDLLIGLHDQMLPVYGMVLLLVVAGWQLRASSSVVRIAFWSLGGSVVFFIVTNFYVWLAGYYSYDLNGLAQCYIMAIPFFQNSLLGDMFYTTVLFGGFALIEKVGWIKLASVPIK
- a CDS encoding LA_2444/LA_4059 family outer membrane protein, which produces MEKQIEKLLITILFFLIQTNVMGQNNPPRFDPDILEKEANELEIKAGKAQDPVTRQRMIFEIQKKRKEASELRDKLHEQEISKTPKGATFEIAILLNQTSWIPESLARRQNVSTNETNTFLYTNGLYQNINAITGNGTYDPHIINNTGSFYSNPQGNTKTAYPIRLLFLTESKKYGVEATFLDFRIRPSYSSVNVNPTLGNLNQTYNLYGPQLRRTDIQLNFLYFFETGSGTRIGPSLGIRNLDTYSKEYGNLPGGLGFGTMEEKAGGLGPQIGFRIVKKLNNFFQFHASADYFRTLGKYHLKTNGTTIYNGTQNFLVMETSGSTGENLVKRRGYQIDAGLSFFRTNWLKFTFGFQYTEMRSFVTGYNYDINLLFPDVISSTVLNTITKTVDLTTTRPALQKEVIDTYYGFYLGVSITL
- a CDS encoding Panacea domain-containing protein; this translates as MDIKIQNAIAFLAEKFKEKAGRPISQTFLYKLLAYVDFTSLKKYGIPTLGLKYVAMDRGPVPIEIYNEIKEQNKFITFEVIDKKTETYSMKLIEPLIKADLDYFNQDDVDLMRSIVDEHVNDSSKAEDISNKSHDDIKSWQKAYYRNGPDSPMDYADEFESLENLPQEVELFLLYKELKK